The Flavobacterium sp. 123 genome contains a region encoding:
- a CDS encoding substrate-binding domain-containing protein, whose product MLRKISYIIQISFFLLLFSCNSNTKDQQTISIGFSQSIDDDIWRTSMNHAMEVEASLHPGVSLKIYNANRKATTQISDVERMINDKYDVIIISPFESDSIVPVIEKAKARGIPVIIVDRKANTSNYTAYLGADNIEVGRLAGKHIVSSTKGHANVIEIVGDPKTSPGLERSLGFKQIVKQYPGIKVFSIYSDDYGHPKIDYAKLLDSLPNIDYVYSFNDLIAYNAWKIAKSKGIEKKIKFIGVDGLNGPFGGIQLVKDGALESTILYPTGGSEAIKLALRILNNEIVPKNNKLNTILIDSLNADIMSNQFDKITIQQSDIEQQQNVIKNQERKYSTQSNLLKLLISLFVIVLSLAIYSVYSRIIISRKKQELEVTNKKIKNQKNEIKRFSNELKQSNEARLNFFTGLSHEFKTPLTLILSSVESLEAEFKNKGISVTKEINLMYNNSRRLLRLINQLLDYRKMEDHKFTLRASKTNLLDFSKNIVCDFDREAKKKNIDFSLTTTNPELEVYLDRNLMDKVYFNLLSNAFKFTPEKGKISIIIKEDKTNNSVKIHFKDSGIGIPDNELGEVFNAFYQGSNNYRNSSGIGLHLSKSFVELHKGSIEIHSKNGAEFIITLPLGITHLDEKEIIKEPVLDFVHQSDYLDSEVIQKVELKNVEDKYSILYIEDNKDLLDFISDKFSTEYTFFSSDGTDAVEKALELIPDIIICDLNLPEMNGFQICETLKKDLRTSHIPTIILTASDDQNSYLKALEIGADIFLSKPFNLKVLAQSIKGLLFNREKLRYYYTNNIVNIEEGSFGISEQDFIKKLNDFIGKNLENSSYTVEDLARDLTVSRVQLYRKVKAILGISISDHINNLRLDKSKELLKKSNLSISEIAYAVGFSSPNYFSTSFKNKFGVTPKEYKSKK is encoded by the coding sequence ATGTTAAGAAAAATTAGTTATATAATTCAAATCAGTTTTTTTCTCTTGTTATTTTCTTGTAATTCAAATACTAAGGATCAACAGACTATTTCAATTGGATTTTCTCAAAGTATTGATGACGATATCTGGAGGACGTCGATGAATCATGCTATGGAGGTAGAAGCTTCACTTCATCCTGGAGTAAGTCTCAAGATATATAATGCTAATAGAAAAGCAACAACTCAGATTTCTGATGTAGAAAGGATGATTAATGATAAATATGATGTTATAATAATTTCTCCTTTTGAATCAGATTCTATAGTTCCAGTAATAGAGAAAGCCAAAGCTAGAGGTATTCCAGTAATCATTGTTGATAGAAAAGCCAACACTTCAAATTACACAGCATATCTTGGAGCAGATAATATTGAAGTAGGACGATTAGCTGGTAAACATATTGTTTCTAGTACAAAAGGACATGCTAATGTGATTGAAATTGTTGGAGATCCTAAGACTTCGCCAGGATTAGAAAGAAGTCTAGGGTTTAAACAAATAGTGAAACAATATCCTGGGATTAAAGTCTTTTCTATTTATTCAGATGATTATGGTCATCCTAAAATAGATTATGCAAAGTTATTGGACAGTTTGCCTAACATAGATTATGTATATTCGTTTAATGACTTGATAGCTTATAATGCATGGAAAATAGCTAAAAGTAAAGGAATAGAGAAAAAAATAAAGTTTATAGGAGTTGATGGTCTTAATGGGCCATTTGGAGGAATTCAATTAGTGAAAGATGGAGCTCTAGAGAGCACTATTTTATATCCTACAGGCGGTAGCGAGGCAATTAAACTGGCATTAAGGATATTGAATAATGAAATTGTTCCTAAAAATAACAAACTGAATACCATATTGATAGATTCTCTGAATGCAGATATAATGAGTAATCAATTTGATAAAATAACTATCCAGCAGTCGGATATTGAGCAACAACAAAATGTTATTAAAAATCAGGAAAGAAAATATTCTACTCAAAGTAATCTTTTAAAGCTCTTGATTTCTTTATTTGTCATTGTATTAAGCTTAGCAATATATAGTGTCTACTCAAGGATTATAATCAGTCGTAAGAAACAAGAATTAGAAGTAACAAATAAAAAAATTAAAAATCAAAAGAACGAAATTAAAAGGTTTTCTAATGAATTAAAGCAGAGTAATGAAGCAAGATTAAATTTTTTCACAGGCTTGTCACATGAATTTAAAACACCGTTAACACTGATTTTAAGTTCAGTTGAATCACTGGAAGCGGAATTTAAAAACAAAGGAATTTCTGTAACTAAAGAAATTAATTTGATGTATAATAATTCGAGAAGATTATTAAGATTGATAAATCAGTTGCTAGATTACAGAAAAATGGAGGATCATAAATTTACTTTAAGAGCATCCAAAACTAATTTGTTAGATTTCTCAAAGAATATTGTCTGTGATTTTGATAGGGAAGCAAAGAAAAAGAATATCGATTTTTCATTAACAACCACTAATCCTGAGTTAGAGGTGTATTTAGATCGTAATTTAATGGATAAAGTGTATTTTAATCTGTTATCCAATGCCTTCAAATTTACTCCTGAAAAAGGAAAAATTTCGATTATCATTAAAGAAGACAAGACTAATAATAGCGTTAAAATTCACTTTAAGGATTCAGGAATTGGAATTCCGGATAATGAATTGGGAGAGGTTTTTAATGCTTTTTATCAGGGTTCCAATAATTATAGAAACAGCTCCGGGATTGGGCTTCATTTATCTAAAAGTTTTGTTGAATTGCACAAAGGGAGTATAGAAATTCATTCAAAAAATGGTGCTGAATTCATAATTACATTACCATTAGGGATAACACATCTTGATGAAAAAGAGATAATAAAAGAACCTGTTTTGGATTTTGTTCATCAATCGGATTATTTAGATTCAGAGGTGATTCAAAAAGTAGAGCTCAAAAACGTCGAAGATAAATATTCCATTTTGTACATTGAGGACAATAAAGATCTTTTAGATTTTATTTCTGATAAATTTTCTACGGAGTATACTTTTTTCTCTTCTGATGGCACTGATGCCGTTGAGAAAGCTTTGGAGTTAATTCCAGATATTATTATTTGTGATTTGAATTTGCCGGAAATGAATGGTTTTCAAATTTGTGAAACGCTAAAGAAAGATTTAAGAACTTCTCACATTCCCACTATTATATTGACCGCTTCAGATGATCAGAATTCCTATTTAAAGGCTTTGGAGATTGGGGCTGATATATTTCTGAGCAAACCTTTTAATTTAAAAGTTTTAGCACAGTCTATAAAAGGATTGCTTTTTAATAGAGAAAAACTAAGGTATTATTATACGAACAATATTGTAAATATTGAGGAAGGTAGTTTTGGGATTTCTGAACAGGATTTCATTAAAAAATTAAACGATTTTATTGGGAAAAATTTGGAAAATTCATCATATACTGTTGAAGATTTAGCGCGTGATTTAACTGTTTCTCGCGTTCAATTGTACCGAAAAGTGAAAGCGATATTAGGAATCAGTATCAGTGATCATATCAATAATTTACGATTGGATAAATCAAAAGAACTACTAAAAAAGTCGAATCTTTCCATTTCAGAGATTGCCTATGCAGTGGGTTTCTCTTCGCCAAATTATTTTTCAACTTCTTTTAAAAATAAATTTGGAGTTACACCTAAAGAATATAAAAGTAAAAAGTAG
- a CDS encoding glycoside hydrolase family 32 protein produces MKINLKVLCLPLCVALFYNCSSDNKPGTENPVAETTAPACQTTSETANQYNTFYKPTTGWVGDPMPFYENGKFHIFYLFDARNTLPTFHPWYKVMTTDFATFTENSEMIPTGNSSDQDGALGTGSVFKLNGTYYAFYTGHNGILDPKEKIMLATSTDLKTWTKNTSFKLQASWGYDRNEFRDPIIIEDKTSGTYKMLIATRSEVDLVSNTNVPWRAVIAQYSSTNLIDWTLEKPFYEDTSTFITECPDVFTMGEYQYLIYSNIDDRMVHYKYRALTSTKWITPENTKLDGIAFYAGRTVFDGVNRYLLGWCPTKKTNSDSNVFDWAGSLVTHRLIQNPDGTFGVAIPDGVNNKFNTNDILTSISNFGMTKQSENYVLKSDGTKKAFSLFDRRTGAFKIKSHIKALTSSKFGFEFGACGTRNEVFTIVFDLIKNQVRLDKVINSGSPLNLTQLPLKVPVNKEFDVTIVSENSVCVIYINDEIAFTNRIYKMNQNPWAVFADNGEVAFTDLKIFK; encoded by the coding sequence ATGAAAATAAATCTTAAGGTTTTATGTCTTCCACTTTGTGTTGCATTATTTTATAATTGCAGTAGCGATAATAAACCAGGAACTGAAAATCCGGTTGCCGAAACAACTGCGCCAGCTTGTCAGACGACATCTGAAACGGCAAATCAGTATAACACTTTTTATAAACCAACTACAGGTTGGGTAGGTGATCCTATGCCGTTTTATGAAAATGGGAAATTCCACATTTTTTATTTATTTGATGCCAGAAATACATTGCCCACTTTCCATCCTTGGTATAAAGTGATGACAACTGATTTTGCAACATTTACAGAGAATAGCGAAATGATTCCAACAGGAAATTCATCCGATCAGGATGGGGCATTAGGAACAGGATCAGTTTTTAAATTGAACGGAACTTATTATGCCTTTTATACGGGGCATAACGGAATTTTAGATCCTAAAGAAAAAATCATGTTGGCTACTTCTACAGATTTAAAAACTTGGACAAAGAACACATCATTTAAGTTACAGGCCTCTTGGGGATATGATCGTAACGAGTTTAGAGATCCGATTATTATAGAAGATAAAACTAGCGGAACCTATAAAATGTTGATTGCGACTCGCTCTGAAGTTGATTTGGTTTCGAATACTAATGTGCCGTGGCGTGCTGTCATTGCGCAATATAGTTCTACTAATTTAATTGATTGGACCTTAGAAAAACCATTTTATGAAGATACTTCTACATTTATAACTGAGTGTCCTGATGTGTTTACTATGGGAGAGTACCAATACTTGATTTATTCTAACATAGATGATCGTATGGTACATTATAAATACCGCGCTTTAACATCAACGAAGTGGATAACTCCAGAAAATACTAAGTTAGACGGTATTGCTTTTTATGCAGGAAGAACGGTTTTTGATGGTGTTAACCGATATTTATTAGGGTGGTGTCCTACTAAAAAAACAAATAGTGATTCAAATGTTTTTGATTGGGCTGGATCATTAGTGACTCACCGTCTGATCCAAAATCCCGATGGAACTTTTGGTGTCGCCATTCCGGATGGTGTTAATAATAAGTTTAATACAAATGATATCCTTACCTCAATAAGTAATTTTGGGATGACTAAGCAGAGTGAAAACTATGTGTTGAAATCTGATGGTACAAAGAAAGCATTTTCTTTATTTGATAGAAGGACTGGTGCGTTTAAAATTAAATCACATATTAAAGCTTTAACTTCTTCGAAATTTGGTTTTGAATTTGGTGCGTGTGGAACTCGAAACGAAGTATTTACTATTGTGTTTGATTTAATAAAGAATCAAGTGAGATTGGATAAAGTGATTAACAGTGGTAGTCCGTTAAATCTTACTCAATTGCCTTTGAAAGTTCCTGTGAATAAAGAGTTTGATGTCACGATTGTATCTGAGAACTCCGTATGTGTAATTTATATTAATGATGAAATAGCATTTACTAATCGTATTTATAAAATGAATCAAAATCCGTGGGCAGTTTTTGCTGACAATGGAGAGGTTGCTTTTACAGATTTGAAAATTTTCAAATAA
- a CDS encoding sugar porter family MFS transporter, with protein MKKIVVWSLIASLAGFLFGFDTVVISGADKKLQELWNSSDAFHGTVVMGMALWGTVFGAIFGGIPANRIGRKNTLIWIGILFFFSAIGSALANDPIVFAVFRFVGGLGVGASTIAAPAYISEIAPAKDRGKLVAFYQFNIVLGILIAFLSNYLLRNIGENSWRWMMGVQAIPSFIYTLFIFTIPKSPRWLLSKSRNEEAKKVLALMGQETDFEAMKREIELDNNNAAITHDTIFFKKYRTPLILAFLIAFFNQLSGINALLYYSPRIFQEAGLGESTALLSSIGIGAINLVFTLIGVFLIDRLGRKILMYIGSVGYIISLSLVAMAFFFKWQGIAVPIFLFLFIASHAIGQGAVIWVFISEIFPNHLRASGQAFGSTTHWILAAIIPSLIPFLFSTIGPGIVFLFFAVMMVFQLLFVIMLMPETKGVSLEELSKKLIR; from the coding sequence ATGAAAAAAATTGTTGTTTGGTCTTTGATTGCTTCACTTGCAGGATTTCTTTTTGGTTTTGACACAGTAGTTATATCTGGGGCTGATAAAAAGTTACAAGAACTTTGGAATTCATCGGATGCTTTTCATGGAACTGTAGTTATGGGAATGGCTTTATGGGGTACCGTTTTCGGCGCTATATTCGGAGGGATTCCAGCGAATAGAATAGGTAGAAAAAATACATTAATATGGATAGGAATATTATTTTTCTTTTCAGCTATTGGATCCGCTTTAGCAAATGATCCAATTGTTTTTGCCGTTTTTCGATTTGTTGGTGGTTTAGGAGTTGGGGCTTCCACAATTGCAGCGCCAGCATATATTTCCGAAATAGCTCCAGCAAAAGATAGAGGTAAATTAGTTGCTTTTTACCAATTCAATATTGTTTTAGGAATTCTTATTGCTTTTCTCTCTAATTATTTATTAAGAAATATAGGTGAGAATTCTTGGAGATGGATGATGGGCGTACAGGCAATACCATCTTTTATTTATACCCTGTTTATTTTTACAATTCCTAAAAGTCCGAGATGGTTATTGTCTAAATCCAGAAATGAGGAAGCTAAAAAAGTTTTAGCCTTAATGGGTCAAGAAACTGACTTTGAAGCAATGAAAAGAGAGATTGAACTGGATAATAATAATGCGGCTATTACACATGATACTATTTTTTTTAAAAAATACCGTACCCCTTTAATCTTAGCTTTTTTGATTGCTTTTTTTAATCAATTGTCAGGAATTAATGCATTGTTATATTATTCACCAAGAATTTTTCAAGAAGCGGGATTAGGAGAAAGTACCGCCTTATTAAGCAGTATAGGAATTGGAGCTATAAATCTAGTTTTTACTTTGATTGGTGTTTTCTTAATTGATAGGTTGGGAAGAAAAATTTTAATGTATATCGGTTCGGTAGGTTATATTATTTCCCTGAGCCTTGTAGCAATGGCTTTCTTTTTTAAATGGCAGGGAATTGCAGTGCCGATATTCTTGTTTTTGTTTATTGCATCTCATGCTATAGGACAAGGTGCTGTGATCTGGGTTTTTATTTCTGAAATTTTCCCAAATCATCTTAGGGCATCTGGTCAAGCTTTTGGCAGTACGACCCACTGGATTTTAGCCGCTATAATTCCATCGTTGATACCATTCTTGTTTTCTACTATAGGTCCTGGGATTGTGTTTTTGTTTTTTGCTGTGATGATGGTTTTTCAGCTTTTGTTTGTAATAATGTTAATGCCTGAAACCAAAGGGGTTTCTTTAGAAGAGTTAAGTAAAAAATTAATTAGATAA
- a CDS encoding glycoside hydrolase family 32 protein: MKIIIKKEFFRIMCFVMVAVVLVGCKQSLFEEKKNYTESELYRPNFHFTPKKGWMNDPNGMFYYNGYYHLFYQHFPDSNVWGPMHWGHAISTDLITWTEKPIALYPDEKGYIFSGSAVVDIKNTSGFGSLKNPPMVAMFTYHDIKKEKAGEINFQSQGIAYSLNEGLTWTKYEANPIIKNPDIKDFRDPKMTWDAIHQQWIMVLAAGDKTMFYGSKNLKDWSLLSNFGKEIGVHGGVWECPDFFPMLVDGTNDYKWVMLSSINPGGPNGGSATQYFVGDFDGKKFSIDETFSKDVKQQKGLWIDYGRDNYAGVTWANISEVDGRKLFIGWMSNWDYAQKVPTQTWRSSMTIPRELVLVNDNGHYIVSSKPVKELQNYIAKTIKKESLKIDKETILVDKKVVDLSKLDIHFSLKNLKKDVYTFSLSNDAKNTIQFGINKKENYFFIDRSKSGKLAFSNLFAKNISKAPFKGDFDKMDIRIIVDKTSIEIFYNNGKTVMTEIFFPDKPMEYFSVSKANTEYTIENLIINQLNFN; this comes from the coding sequence ATGAAGATAATAATTAAAAAAGAATTTTTCAGGATTATGTGTTTCGTCATGGTTGCAGTAGTTTTAGTTGGATGTAAGCAATCTTTATTTGAAGAAAAGAAGAATTATACAGAATCAGAGTTATATAGACCAAATTTTCATTTTACTCCCAAAAAAGGCTGGATGAATGACCCTAATGGGATGTTTTATTACAATGGATATTACCACCTTTTTTATCAACACTTTCCAGATTCAAATGTATGGGGGCCTATGCATTGGGGACACGCTATCAGTACTGATCTTATAACTTGGACTGAAAAACCCATTGCACTTTATCCAGACGAAAAAGGGTATATTTTTTCAGGGAGTGCAGTTGTAGATATAAAAAACACTTCAGGATTTGGGAGTTTAAAAAACCCTCCTATGGTAGCAATGTTTACCTATCATGATATTAAAAAAGAAAAAGCGGGAGAGATTAATTTTCAGTCACAAGGAATAGCCTATTCATTAAATGAAGGGTTGACCTGGACGAAATATGAAGCGAATCCAATTATTAAAAATCCAGATATTAAAGATTTTAGAGACCCAAAAATGACTTGGGATGCCATTCATCAACAATGGATAATGGTACTGGCAGCAGGAGATAAAACGATGTTTTATGGTTCTAAAAATTTGAAGGACTGGTCACTGCTTTCGAATTTTGGGAAAGAGATTGGAGTTCATGGAGGTGTTTGGGAATGCCCGGATTTCTTTCCTATGCTGGTTGATGGGACTAATGATTACAAATGGGTTATGTTATCAAGTATTAATCCAGGAGGACCTAATGGTGGTTCAGCTACCCAATACTTTGTAGGTGATTTTGACGGTAAAAAATTCTCTATCGATGAAACTTTTTCAAAAGATGTAAAGCAACAAAAAGGGCTTTGGATTGACTATGGACGAGATAATTATGCGGGTGTTACTTGGGCTAATATTTCTGAGGTAGATGGTAGAAAATTATTTATTGGGTGGATGTCAAATTGGGATTATGCACAAAAAGTACCCACACAAACATGGAGAAGCAGTATGACTATACCTAGAGAATTAGTACTTGTTAATGATAACGGTCATTATATAGTTTCTTCTAAACCCGTAAAAGAATTACAAAATTATATTGCTAAAACTATTAAAAAAGAATCTCTTAAAATAGACAAAGAAACGATTTTGGTAGATAAAAAAGTAGTCGATTTATCAAAACTAGACATTCATTTTTCATTAAAGAATCTTAAAAAGGACGTATACACCTTTTCATTATCAAATGATGCTAAGAATACAATTCAATTTGGAATCAATAAAAAGGAGAATTACTTTTTTATCGATAGATCAAAATCCGGAAAATTAGCTTTTTCTAATCTTTTTGCAAAAAACATTTCAAAGGCTCCTTTTAAGGGGGACTTTGATAAAATGGATATAAGAATAATCGTTGATAAAACATCAATTGAAATTTTTTATAACAATGGAAAAACAGTTATGACTGAGATATTTTTCCCGGATAAACCTATGGAATATTTTTCAGTTTCTAAAGCTAATACGGAGTATACCATTGAAAACTTAATTATTAACCAACTAAATTTTAACTAA